A genomic segment from Chitinophaga niabensis encodes:
- a CDS encoding SDR family NAD(P)-dependent oxidoreductase has translation METKDNYNGAMQIPVRSGFNASSTTHDVIKGVNLTGKTIIVTGGYAGIGLETVKAFVSVGAKVIVPARDINKAANNLKGIPNVTVEAMDLMDPASIDAFAAKFLSEQGPLHILVNNAGIMWVPLQRDQRGYESQLATNHLGHFQLTAKLWPALKKAKGARVINVSSFGHQMAPFNFDDPNFLNREYETLQGYGQSKTANNLFAVELDHRGKTFGVRAFSLHPGSVNGTDLGRVAPMSLFQQMGTHDANGNIFPEVAATLKTVEQGAATSVWCATSNQLNGIGGVYCENADIAELDEGNIEHNYSDPSSLRGVKPYAVDKANAQKLWALSEEMTGIRFSL, from the coding sequence ATGGAAACGAAAGACAATTACAACGGTGCAATGCAAATACCTGTCAGATCAGGATTTAACGCAAGCTCCACTACACATGATGTGATAAAAGGTGTGAACCTTACCGGTAAAACCATTATTGTTACAGGCGGTTACGCAGGCATAGGGCTGGAAACAGTGAAAGCTTTTGTATCCGTTGGTGCAAAAGTGATTGTGCCTGCACGTGATATTAATAAGGCTGCCAATAACCTCAAAGGCATTCCTAATGTAACAGTTGAGGCCATGGACCTTATGGATCCCGCTTCCATTGATGCTTTCGCAGCGAAGTTCCTTTCTGAACAAGGCCCCCTGCACATCCTTGTAAACAATGCAGGCATCATGTGGGTGCCGCTGCAACGTGATCAGCGCGGATACGAATCACAGCTTGCCACCAATCACTTAGGTCATTTTCAATTAACGGCAAAACTCTGGCCTGCATTGAAGAAAGCCAAAGGTGCGCGCGTGATCAATGTATCTTCATTTGGCCACCAGATGGCTCCCTTTAATTTTGATGATCCCAACTTTTTAAACAGGGAGTATGAAACATTGCAGGGATATGGCCAGTCTAAAACAGCCAATAATCTTTTTGCAGTGGAACTGGACCACCGCGGCAAAACTTTCGGTGTGCGGGCTTTTTCCCTGCACCCGGGATCAGTGAATGGTACTGACCTGGGGCGTGTTGCACCGATGAGCTTATTCCAGCAAATGGGTACCCACGATGCAAACGGGAATATATTCCCGGAGGTAGCCGCCACACTTAAAACCGTGGAGCAGGGAGCCGCCACTTCTGTATGGTGTGCTACCAGCAACCAGTTAAACGGGATCGGCGGAGTGTATTGTGAGAATGCGGATATAGCAGAACTGGATGAAGGGAATATTGAACATAACTATAGTGATCCTTCTTCTTTAAGAGGTGTAAAACCTTATGCGGTTGATAAAGCCAACGCGCAAAAGCTCTGGGCATTAAGTGAAGAGATGACCGGTATCCGATTCAGCCTATAA
- a CDS encoding helix-turn-helix domain-containing protein, with protein MEFETKYITPDIKLSEFSGNIFRTEVVFEHHMLVWFISGETKIIQADATYTFNAGDIFLIPRNQLATVINYPKNGKAHKAVAMHLTKERLKDFYARHTSSGKMQTFQKVYRFRKHPLLESCLASLIPYFDLGEDLPPNIASIKIEEAISILRSIDKGVDGLLADFDDPGKIDLSDFMERHYMFNMTMDKFGYLTGRSLATFRRDFKKTFNTTPQKWLTEKRLGLAHYQIAEKHRKPIDVYFEVGFENLSHFSYAFKNQYGYPPNALFDKKRPPE; from the coding sequence ATGGAATTCGAAACGAAATATATTACGCCTGATATCAAACTGTCTGAATTCAGCGGGAACATCTTCAGAACGGAAGTTGTGTTTGAGCATCATATGCTGGTGTGGTTCATTTCAGGTGAAACAAAGATCATACAGGCAGATGCTACCTATACTTTCAACGCGGGCGACATCTTCCTTATCCCCCGCAATCAGCTGGCTACGGTGATCAATTACCCGAAGAACGGGAAAGCTCATAAAGCGGTAGCCATGCATCTTACCAAAGAAAGGCTAAAGGATTTTTATGCCCGGCATACCAGCTCCGGCAAAATGCAGACCTTCCAGAAGGTCTACCGTTTCCGGAAGCATCCACTGCTGGAAAGCTGCCTGGCATCACTGATCCCGTACTTTGACCTGGGGGAAGACCTGCCGCCCAACATTGCCAGTATTAAAATAGAAGAAGCCATCAGCATCTTAAGGTCCATTGACAAAGGGGTGGATGGTTTGCTGGCAGACTTCGACGATCCGGGCAAAATAGACCTGAGTGACTTTATGGAACGTCATTATATGTTCAATATGACGATGGACAAGTTCGGATATCTTACCGGCCGCAGCCTGGCTACCTTCCGGCGGGATTTTAAAAAGACCTTTAACACCACGCCCCAAAAATGGCTCACGGAAAAACGATTAGGACTGGCGCATTACCAGATAGCGGAGAAACACCGGAAACCAATTGACGTTTACTTTGAGGTAGGTTTTGAGAACCTTTCCCATTTTTCCTATGCGTTTAAAAACCAATATGGTTACCCACCCAACGCCCTCTTTGACAAAAAGAGGCCCCCGGAATAG
- a CDS encoding sigma-70 family RNA polymerase sigma factor, translated as MHDTYYNSLVYFSLSIIQDLQQAEDIAIDSLVKLWQIPTRFETTGKLRGYLFTLVRNASLNYLKHLRVKEKTEQVLLTAPQLETLVVESDIMHLIYQEVALLPESYRQIVELLYIEDLSSAEAAAQLGISMDNLRQRKGRALKELKSALLRKGLSEHIFSMLFF; from the coding sequence TTGCACGACACTTATTATAATTCTCTCGTTTATTTTTCCCTCAGTATCATACAGGACCTGCAACAGGCTGAGGATATCGCCATCGATTCCCTGGTAAAGCTGTGGCAGATACCTACCCGTTTTGAAACCACCGGTAAATTAAGGGGTTACCTTTTCACCCTGGTACGGAATGCCAGCCTCAACTACCTGAAACACCTGCGGGTAAAGGAAAAGACCGAGCAGGTACTATTAACGGCGCCGCAACTGGAAACCCTGGTGGTGGAATCAGATATCATGCACCTTATTTACCAGGAAGTAGCCCTCCTGCCCGAATCCTACCGCCAGATAGTAGAATTATTGTATATAGAAGATCTCTCTTCTGCAGAAGCGGCGGCCCAATTAGGCATTAGTATGGACAATCTCCGGCAGCGGAAAGGGCGCGCCCTGAAAGAGCTGAAAAGCGCCCTGTTACGGAAAGGGCTCAGCGAACATATCTTCTCGATGTTATTTTTTTAA
- the ppsA gene encoding phosphoenolpyruvate synthase, translating to MNTYILSFQEIGRSKLMIAGGKGANLGELSGISEIRVPDGFCVTTEAYKKITSELSSLLDELTPLKAEEREKVRAISAKIRTAIEAIPIPEDIAEEISGCIIEKEAYAVRSSATAEDLPAASFAGQQDTYLNIIGKEAILQHISKCWASLFTERAVTYRIQNGFDHHKVYLSVVVQKMVFPQAAGILFTADPITGNRKVLSIDASFGLGEALVSGLVNADHYKVRNGEITDKKVSTKKLAIYAVKGGGTKEQEIRPEQQHMQALTDEQILQLAETGRKIAAHFGSPQDIEWCLADDTFYIVQSRPITTLYPIPEANDQENHVYVSVGHNQMMTDAMKPLGLSFFLIWTPAPMRTAGGRLFVDITQMLTSATGRDTILHHTLGKSDPLTKDALTTIIERDFIKLLPETGDGKMPFAALPPQLENDPSIVHDLIRRSEESVQTLKQNIITKSGPELFHFILEDIRLLKLNADKQSIGVIMTAMNASAWINEKMNAWLGEKNAADTLAQSAPNNVTSEMGLALMDVADVIRPYPAVIDYLQHANDDNFLDELVQFEGGRETREAIHAFLNKYGMRCAGEIDITKTRWSEKPAILVPMILSNIKNFERGASQQKFEQGQQEALKKEQELLERLKQLPDGEQKAAETKQKIDQIRNFSGYREYPKYGIVSRYFVYKQALLKEAEKLVQAGVIHEKEDIYYLSFEEFLEVVRSNRSDHRLISKRKEEFKIFEKLSPPRVITSEGEIITGRYNLENLPAGAIAGLAVSAGVIEGRARVILNMEDADLEDGDILVTTFTDPSWTPLFVSIKGLITEVGGLMTHGAVICREYGLPAVVGVENATRLIKDGQRIRVNGTDGYVEVL from the coding sequence ATGAACACATACATACTTAGTTTTCAGGAGATCGGCAGATCAAAGCTGATGATTGCCGGCGGTAAAGGCGCTAACCTGGGTGAATTATCAGGGATCAGTGAGATACGGGTGCCGGATGGGTTTTGTGTTACCACTGAAGCGTATAAAAAAATAACCAGCGAGCTTAGCAGCCTGCTGGATGAATTAACACCTCTCAAAGCAGAAGAACGGGAAAAGGTCCGGGCAATCAGTGCAAAGATCCGTACTGCTATCGAAGCCATTCCCATTCCTGAGGATATAGCAGAGGAGATCAGCGGCTGTATCATAGAAAAAGAAGCCTATGCCGTGCGTTCCAGCGCTACGGCAGAAGACCTGCCCGCAGCCTCCTTTGCAGGCCAGCAGGATACATACCTGAACATTATCGGAAAGGAGGCTATCCTGCAGCATATCAGTAAATGCTGGGCATCCCTGTTTACCGAGCGTGCAGTGACCTATCGTATCCAAAACGGCTTTGATCATCATAAGGTCTATCTGTCTGTAGTTGTGCAGAAGATGGTATTCCCGCAGGCAGCGGGTATTCTGTTCACTGCCGATCCTATCACTGGCAACAGGAAAGTATTATCCATAGATGCCAGCTTCGGGCTTGGTGAGGCATTGGTTTCCGGCCTGGTGAATGCTGATCATTACAAAGTACGTAATGGTGAGATCACCGATAAGAAAGTATCTACCAAAAAACTGGCTATCTATGCCGTAAAAGGCGGTGGTACAAAGGAACAGGAGATAAGGCCCGAACAGCAGCATATGCAGGCACTCACAGATGAGCAGATCTTACAGCTTGCAGAGACGGGCAGAAAAATAGCAGCGCATTTCGGCAGTCCGCAGGACATTGAATGGTGTTTGGCAGATGATACATTTTACATTGTTCAGAGCCGGCCCATCACTACTTTATATCCCATCCCCGAAGCGAATGACCAGGAAAATCATGTTTATGTATCTGTGGGGCATAATCAAATGATGACCGATGCGATGAAGCCATTAGGGCTGTCCTTTTTCCTGATATGGACACCTGCACCCATGCGCACAGCCGGTGGAAGATTGTTTGTGGATATCACCCAAATGCTGACCTCAGCTACCGGCAGGGACACGATCTTACATCATACCCTTGGGAAATCCGATCCGCTTACCAAAGATGCACTGACAACTATCATAGAGCGGGACTTTATAAAATTATTACCGGAAACAGGCGATGGTAAGATGCCGTTTGCTGCTTTACCACCACAACTCGAAAACGATCCCTCTATCGTTCATGACCTGATCAGGCGTAGCGAGGAATCAGTACAAACGTTAAAACAAAATATTATCACGAAATCAGGACCAGAGCTATTTCATTTTATCCTGGAAGATATCCGTTTACTAAAACTCAATGCTGACAAGCAAAGCATAGGGGTGATCATGACTGCCATGAACGCTTCCGCATGGATCAATGAAAAAATGAATGCGTGGCTGGGTGAGAAAAACGCAGCAGACACCCTTGCTCAATCCGCGCCAAACAACGTTACGTCTGAAATGGGGCTGGCCTTAATGGATGTAGCAGATGTGATCCGCCCCTACCCCGCCGTAATTGACTATTTACAGCATGCGAATGATGATAACTTTTTAGATGAACTGGTTCAGTTTGAAGGAGGAAGGGAAACGCGGGAAGCGATCCATGCTTTCCTTAATAAGTACGGCATGCGTTGCGCCGGAGAGATCGACATCACCAAAACCCGCTGGAGTGAAAAACCCGCTATCCTTGTGCCCATGATCCTGAGTAATATCAAAAACTTCGAACGTGGTGCCAGCCAACAGAAGTTTGAACAGGGGCAGCAGGAAGCATTAAAAAAAGAACAGGAATTATTAGAGCGGCTGAAGCAATTACCGGATGGTGAACAAAAAGCCGCAGAAACAAAACAAAAGATAGACCAGATCAGGAATTTCAGCGGTTACCGGGAATATCCAAAATATGGCATCGTTAGCCGTTACTTTGTTTACAAACAAGCTTTACTGAAAGAAGCTGAAAAACTTGTACAAGCCGGAGTGATCCATGAAAAGGAAGACATCTACTATCTCAGTTTTGAAGAATTCCTCGAAGTTGTACGCTCCAACAGATCCGATCACCGGCTCATCAGCAAACGAAAGGAAGAATTCAAAATATTCGAAAAACTAAGCCCGCCACGTGTTATTACCTCTGAGGGTGAAATCATTACCGGCAGGTATAACCTGGAAAACCTGCCGGCCGGCGCTATTGCAGGCCTGGCCGTTTCCGCCGGCGTAATAGAGGGAAGGGCCCGTGTGATCTTAAACATGGAAGATGCGGACCTGGAAGATGGAGATATATTAGTCACCACATTTACTGACCCCAGCTGGACGCCTCTGTTCGTTTCCATCAAAGGCCTGATCACTGAAGTAGGCGGGCTGATGACCCATGGCGCAGTGATCTGCCGTGAATACGGCCTGCCGGCGGTTGTTGGCGTGGAGAATGCTACCAGGCTGATCAAAGACGGGCAAAGGATCCGCGTAAATGGGACCGATGGATATGTGGAAGTATTATAA